A genomic region of Anopheles coustani chromosome 3, idAnoCousDA_361_x.2, whole genome shotgun sequence contains the following coding sequences:
- the LOC131262677 gene encoding uncharacterized protein LOC131262677 — MGSHKDSLPSVGGTVVESPVCGRAGELLSNCFSNFTSPVAVEALQRVKIPDSLEEINQRCMIFTRGMECVRQYLKVCVNARQRKIIENEVYGAQQLYQYLCYDHSFQIEFLRHKGCFNLMHPEWDVCSNQFIHILKDEMARTGRQSMDVQYIQFCCARYSYESCVYRSARFICKPESAIFLRRIAKLLSTDRHFLNCDRIENALCSGAKPSMMHPVGVSVLFLSLTVLFILVVW; from the exons ATGGGTTCCCACAAAGACTCTCTGCCATCCGTTGGCGGTACCGTCGTCGAGTCTCCGGTATGCGGCCGTGCCGGTGAATTGCTGAGCAATTGTTTCAGCAACTTTACGTCTCCGGTAGCGGTGGAGGCACTGCAGCGGGTTAAAATTCCCGATTCGCTGGAGGAAATCAACCAACGCTGTAT GATTTTCACTCGTGGTATGGAATGCGTCCGGCAGTACCTGAAGGTATGCGTGAATGCGAGGCAGCGGAAAATCATCGAAAACGAAGTGTACGGCGCTCAACAGTTGTATCAGTACCTGTGCTACGATCATTCGTTTCAGATAG AGTTCCTACGCCACAAGGGCTGCTTCAATTTGATGCACCCGGAGTGGGACGTTTGCTCGAATCAGTTCATCCATATCCTGAAGGACGAAATGGCTCGCACAGGTCGACAATCGATGGACGTGCAGTACATACAATTCTGTTG TGCCAGGTATTCTTACGAGAGTTGCGTTTACCGGAGTGCCCGGTTCATCTGCAAGCCGGAGTCGGCTATCTTCTTGCGCCGCATCGCCAAGCTGCTCTCCACAGATCGACACTTCCTGAACTGTGATAGGATTGAAAATGCGCTTTGTTCCGGTGCAAAACCGAGCATGATGCACCCTGTCGGCGTATCCGTCCTGTTCCTTAGCCTAACGGTTTTATTTATACTGGTCGTGTGGTGA
- the LOC131262687 gene encoding uncharacterized protein LOC131262687 translates to MHFLGFEQKHSVNIKELQDGHFIMPVTIVFTTFIVFLCLVFALSFRPKESNNTPEPFPEPVCGQIAQLLDRCFHNYTPSVAVELLHSVQIPETVEQIGSRCVLFDRGMQCVERYLEVCVDGKERLIIDNEVYGAKRLYAFLCRDRAFQQEFLWHKGCFQHVHHDLDECSKEFVDILKVEIARTSEQSFNLQYMHFCCARYAYENCVYQSARYKCRPDSAVFLRRVAKLLSTDRHFANCDKIEHEICSADRPTRGTLGISVGLSLLPVVGNFFSP, encoded by the exons ATGCATTTCCTTGGATTTGAACAAAAGCATTCAGTAAACATCAAGGAACTTCAAGATGGACACTTTATCATGCCGGTCACT ATTGTTTTCACAAcctttattgtttttctctgCCTTGTTTTCGCTCTTTCATTTCGTCCAAAAGAATCCAACAACACACCCGAACCCTTCCCGGAACCAGTGTGTGGCCAGATTGCGCAATTGCTGGACAGATGCTTCCATAACTACACGCCGAGCGTTGCCGTGGAGCTGCTGCACAGTGTACAGATACCGGAAACGGTGGAGCAAATCGGCAGCCGTTGCGT CCTGTTCGACCGGGGCATGCAGTGTGTGGAGCGTTACCTGGAAGTGTGCGTGGACGGCAAGGAGCGGCTCATCATCGACAACGAGGTGTACGGGGCGAAGCGGCTGTACGCGTTCCTCTGCCGGGACCGGGCGTTCCAGCAAG AGTTCCTTTGGCACAAGGGATGTTTCCAGCATGTGCACCACGACCTCGATGAGTGCTCGAAGGAGTTTGTCGACATCCTGAAGGTGGAGATCGCCCGGACTTCGGAACAATCCTTCAACTTGCAGTACATGCACTTTTGCTG CGCACGCTATGCGTACGAAAACTGCGTGTACCAGAGCGCCCGGTACAAATGCCGGCCGGATTCTGCCGTCTTCCTGCGTCGTGTAGCCAAGCTGCTCTCCACGGACCGACACTTTGCGAACTGTGATAAGATCGAGCATGAAATCTGCTCGGCCGATCGGCCGACCCGAGGCACTCTGGGGATTTCCGTTGGGCTTTCGCTGCTACCGGTGGTGGGGAACTTTTTCTCACCGTAA